A window of the Desulforapulum autotrophicum HRM2 genome harbors these coding sequences:
- a CDS encoding FAD-binding oxidoreductase, producing the protein MAIYSEYDPKIVQDELKALLPEAALSTSYFERINNALDPYTSSDVITQDQVPYAVVRPGSTAEVSQVMKYANDKKIPVFVRGSGTSLHGASKYRHAGIVISTRRLNHLNIDKENGYAEFGPGHRVLELKTALEKEGYFLPLVPGSIRVASVGGMINNNSSAHAVDTCMGKPRDYILGLEVVLPTGEVIETGTKGLRRPAGTDLTQYFVGGDGLLGVITGIRMQTVPMFCSAYGVAYFSDEITAAKAVQRIYLEKAPVPLFLEYLDSRVAKIAYQIQDLPEPEGSLIMFHAIGQTNDEATHKINRLVETIQKESIIEAHRIEDLDEWHKIWLARESALPYICQGGKGVFGLSEVVSTVKDLDKCMEDTKNMHKGMPTLEKLGEPYIMGHIGALTFHPVYIFPADWSEEEKAKGIEEMFFKEAEINTRYGTVGGEWGQFAKRTPFYLQRYGKEMYRLVKEIKKVFDPNGILNPDIFRD; encoded by the coding sequence ATGGCAATTTATTCAGAGTACGATCCCAAAATAGTCCAGGATGAATTAAAGGCGCTTTTGCCAGAAGCGGCATTATCCACAAGTTATTTCGAAAGGATTAACAACGCGCTTGATCCATACACCTCATCGGATGTCATTACCCAGGATCAGGTCCCATATGCTGTGGTTCGGCCCGGTTCAACTGCTGAAGTCAGCCAGGTGATGAAGTACGCCAACGATAAAAAAATTCCTGTCTTCGTGCGGGGGTCTGGAACCAGCCTGCACGGGGCTTCCAAGTATCGCCATGCAGGCATTGTGATCAGCACTCGCCGCCTGAACCATCTCAATATTGATAAAGAGAACGGCTATGCCGAATTTGGTCCGGGGCACAGGGTTCTGGAACTTAAGACAGCCCTGGAAAAGGAAGGATACTTTCTCCCCCTGGTTCCGGGCAGTATAAGGGTGGCCAGTGTGGGCGGAATGATCAACAATAACAGTAGCGCCCACGCCGTGGATACCTGTATGGGCAAGCCCCGGGATTACATCCTGGGATTGGAAGTCGTTCTGCCCACCGGAGAAGTCATAGAAACGGGAACAAAAGGGCTGCGTCGTCCGGCTGGCACAGATCTGACCCAGTATTTTGTGGGCGGAGATGGTCTTTTAGGGGTCATTACCGGCATCCGCATGCAGACGGTTCCCATGTTCTGCAGCGCTTATGGCGTAGCATACTTTTCCGATGAGATCACGGCAGCAAAAGCTGTTCAGCGGATTTACCTGGAAAAGGCGCCCGTTCCTCTGTTCCTGGAATACCTGGACAGTCGTGTGGCCAAAATTGCATATCAAATCCAGGATCTGCCCGAACCTGAGGGTTCCCTGATCATGTTCCACGCCATCGGCCAGACTAATGATGAGGCCACCCACAAGATCAACCGGCTGGTTGAGACCATTCAAAAAGAATCCATCATTGAAGCACATCGCATTGAAGACCTTGATGAATGGCACAAGATATGGCTGGCCAGAGAATCTGCACTGCCATATATCTGCCAGGGAGGAAAAGGGGTGTTCGGTCTTTCCGAAGTCGTTTCCACGGTCAAGGATCTTGATAAATGCATGGAAGATACCAAAAACATGCACAAGGGAATGCCTACACTCGAAAAATTGGGAGAACCCTATATCATGGGCCACATCGGTGCCCTGACCTTCCATCCTGTATACATTTTCCCCGCAGACTGGTCTGAGGAAGAAAAGGCTAAAGGCATTGAAGAAATGTTTTTCAAAGAAGCCGAAATCAATACCAGGTATGGAACCGTCGGCGGAGAATGGGGACAGTTTGCCAAAAGAACGCCGTTTTATCTTCAAAGGTACGGCAAAGAGATGTACCGGCTGGTTAAGGAAATCAAAAAGGTCTTTGATCCCAATGGCATCTTAAACCCGGATATTTTTAGAGACTGA
- a CDS encoding GntR family transcriptional regulator codes for MVTSMQFSPIKSVTEATACRLREQIVTGGILPGTKLNEIELAESYGVSRPPLREAFRKLEQEQLVVSIPRRGSYVTKISVKDCTELYFTRCVLESGAIDAIAEKKIKNFAATEKHLNDLKNIIVYREGEPSNLFNSIYGITAFHLELFEASGNQWLLHCYKNIISTLNRYQYIYFSVPGTQLPSIVDHTKVLNFLKKKQYQDAKIVILEHINNSFSKLIETIKESSIMA; via the coding sequence ATGGTGACCAGCATGCAGTTCTCCCCAATAAAGAGTGTCACAGAAGCAACAGCTTGCCGGTTACGTGAGCAAATTGTCACCGGGGGAATTTTGCCGGGTACCAAGCTTAATGAAATTGAACTGGCCGAATCATATGGCGTCAGCCGTCCGCCGTTGCGTGAGGCATTCAGAAAATTGGAGCAAGAACAACTCGTTGTCAGCATTCCACGCAGAGGATCCTATGTAACGAAAATTTCCGTTAAGGATTGTACTGAACTTTACTTCACACGGTGCGTACTTGAAAGCGGTGCCATCGACGCCATTGCTGAAAAAAAAATAAAGAATTTCGCAGCCACAGAAAAACACCTTAATGACTTGAAGAATATTATAGTTTATAGAGAAGGGGAACCATCAAATCTGTTTAATTCCATATACGGTATCACTGCATTTCATTTGGAATTGTTCGAAGCAAGTGGCAATCAATGGCTGCTGCACTGCTATAAAAATATTATTTCTACCCTGAATCGTTACCAGTATATCTATTTCTCCGTGCCAGGGACGCAACTGCCGTCAATTGTTGATCACACAAAGGTTTTAAACTTTTTGAAGAAAAAACAATACCAGGACGCTAAGATCGTTATTCTTGAACACATTAATAATTCATTTAGTAAATTGATCGAAACCATCAAAGAATCGTCAATCATGGCCTGA
- a CDS encoding acetate uptake transporter family protein codes for MSKEEKGWANAAPAGLVGLAVACFCFFALLGGRVEHSCLPLLGCWLIGGALVQYTVAIVEYKEGAITGGNIFLVFAAFFMMVSGLEMIFKYLALAQGWPAIDSRIDGYAWMSLWICIWLMTPAYFKSPVLMTVLIVGIDIGVPIVSLHDLGLISNDYLGIASYAFLGAGICGLYISGATVLNAEYGKTVLPLPGPLFREKTIVVQSGPIKESLI; via the coding sequence ATGTCTAAAGAAGAAAAGGGTTGGGCAAATGCTGCACCAGCTGGATTGGTTGGGTTGGCAGTGGCATGTTTTTGTTTTTTCGCACTTTTGGGTGGCAGGGTTGAACACAGCTGTTTACCACTGCTTGGATGCTGGCTGATTGGCGGTGCATTGGTCCAGTATACGGTGGCAATTGTCGAGTACAAAGAAGGGGCGATTACTGGAGGAAATATCTTTCTTGTGTTTGCTGCCTTTTTTATGATGGTCAGCGGTTTGGAAATGATTTTCAAATACCTGGCCCTTGCACAGGGATGGCCCGCCATTGATTCTCGCATTGATGGATATGCGTGGATGTCCCTCTGGATATGTATCTGGCTTATGACCCCCGCCTATTTCAAAAGCCCGGTTCTTATGACCGTATTAATTGTTGGTATAGATATTGGTGTCCCCATTGTAAGTCTGCACGATCTGGGGTTGATCAGTAATGATTATCTTGGAATTGCATCTTATGCATTCCTCGGTGCAGGCATTTGTGGCCTGTACATATCTGGAGCAACGGTCCTCAATGCAGAGTACGGCAAAACAGTGCTGCCTCTTCCTGGACCACTGTTCAGGGAAAAGACAATTGTTGTCCAGTCCGGCCCCATAAAGGAATCTCTCATTTAA